From a single Osmerus eperlanus chromosome 8, fOsmEpe2.1, whole genome shotgun sequence genomic region:
- the LOC134025420 gene encoding cdc42 effector protein 3-like: MPLKTAMYFKSATLRSTRKQKRLSVNMISLPLGDFRHLSHIGLDARGEAIGDLSALQRSGSLILRSSQSHQDLFQTATPNGSPPPPPKPPRLLSPEERKAQAITKPSSLSQGRKHKKCHSLPLLDTIEVVECDDLRQEQSMPAQPEGRNAGLTMQLGVSKLDGGSTHTPCSLVEAPLVEEDPCFVLDLDLGPSILEDVLHVMDRLHQ, encoded by the coding sequence ATGCCTCTGAAGACCGCCATGTACTTCAAGTCTGCCACCTTGCGCTCTACCCGCAAGCAGAAGCGCCTGTCCGTCAACATGATCAGCCTGCCATTGGGCGACTTCCGCCACCTCTCTCACATCGGTCTGGACGCCAGGGGTGAGGCTATCGGTGACCTCTCGGCCCTCCAGAGGAGCGGCAGCCTAATCCTCCGCAGCTCCCAGAGCCACCAGGACCTCTTCCAGACCGCCACCCCCAACgggtcccccccacctccccccaagcCCCCTCGCCTCCTGAGTCCGGAAGAGAGGAAGGCACAGGCCATAACCAAGCCCAGTTCCCTCTCCCAAGGTCGCAAACACAAAAAGTGCCATTCTCTGCCTTTGCTCGATACCATAGAGGTGGTGGAATGTGATGATCTTAGACAAGAGCAGTCCATGCCAGCACAGCCGGAAGGGAGAAATGCAGGTTTGACAATGCAGCTGGGGGTTTCAAAATTGGATGGGGGCTCCACCCACACCCCATGTTCCCTGGTGGAGGCCCCCTTAGTGGAAGAAGATCCATGCTTTGTCTTGGACCTTGACTTGGGGCCTTCTATTCTGGAGGATGTGCTACATGTGATGGACAGGCTCCACCAGTGA
- the LOC134024958 gene encoding GTP cyclohydrolase 1 feedback regulatory protein-like — protein MPYVLISTLLRLETGPTMVGDEFSDPAIMNYLGAKKTNALGNNFSEYHVEEPPRVVMDKMEKMGFSVISMTGVGQTLVWCLHKDSPM, from the exons ATGCCATATGTTCTGATCAGCACATTACTGCGTCTG GAGACAGGTCCTACCATGGTCGGTGATGAATTCTCAGACCCCGCTATCATGAACTACCTGGGAGCCAAAAAGACCAATGCATTGGGTAACAACTT TTCTGAGTACCATGTTGAGGAGCCTCCCCGGGTGGTCATGGATAAAATGGAAAAGATGGGCTTCTCTGTGATCAGCATGACTGGTGTGGGACAAACACTGGTCTGGTGTCTGCACAAGGACAGCCCTATGTGA